In the Rhizobium sp. CB3090 genome, one interval contains:
- a CDS encoding LysR family transcriptional regulator — translation MTEFTSRRLEIDALRALWAIRHHGGITRAAEALGLSQSAVSHKIKRLETSLDCDLLSRKPGASMFTAAGEDLLDYAGRILGLHDEALLSLSKTPLAGRVALGLTEDTTCTDLARILGRFRRLHPNVSVRTKVRMSLVLRGMLERGELDAAIIQVFAHEVRPTDVVLFREQLHWVKHSDLSLPQDGPVPFLSFDDECFYRRWALDIGQDGGVVLETVFECASAAGIIAAVTSGLGVALLNGRHLQPDMEIITHGLPAPPALAYVVRRGRKVRNPALDTLVAEIESEISRYGGLALAS, via the coding sequence ATGACCGAGTTCACCAGCCGACGTTTGGAAATCGATGCGTTGCGCGCGCTATGGGCGATTCGTCATCACGGCGGCATCACCCGCGCAGCCGAGGCCCTGGGCCTGTCGCAATCCGCCGTCAGCCATAAGATCAAGCGGCTTGAGACGAGCCTCGATTGCGATCTGCTGAGCCGCAAGCCTGGAGCGTCGATGTTCACCGCGGCCGGAGAGGATCTGCTTGATTATGCCGGGCGCATCCTCGGCCTGCATGACGAGGCCCTGTTGAGCCTGTCGAAGACGCCGCTTGCCGGACGCGTTGCCCTCGGCTTGACCGAGGATACGACCTGCACCGACCTTGCCCGCATCTTGGGACGATTTCGCCGCCTGCACCCGAATGTATCCGTCCGCACCAAGGTCCGCATGAGCCTGGTCCTGCGGGGAATGCTGGAGCGGGGCGAGCTTGACGCGGCCATCATCCAGGTTTTCGCCCATGAGGTCCGCCCGACCGATGTCGTTCTCTTTCGGGAGCAGCTTCATTGGGTCAAGCATTCGGACCTCTCCTTGCCCCAAGATGGCCCGGTTCCTTTTCTGTCTTTCGACGATGAATGCTTCTATCGCCGATGGGCGCTCGACATCGGACAGGACGGCGGCGTGGTTCTTGAAACCGTGTTCGAATGCGCGAGTGCCGCGGGAATTATCGCAGCCGTCACTTCAGGCTTGGGCGTGGCGCTTCTGAACGGCCGTCATTTGCAACCCGATATGGAAATCATTACCCATGGCCTGCCGGCACCGCCTGCCTTGGCCTATGTGGTGCGCCGCGGTCGCAAGGTGAGAAATCCGGCGCTCGATACGCTCGTGGCAGAGATCGAGAGCGAAATCAGCCGTTACGGAGGGCTGGCTCTGGCGAGTTGA
- a CDS encoding GFA family protein: MLIGSCHCGKAGWTLEGDPGSITACNCTLCRRYGALWAYGYEGERISVTGQTASYTRAGREKSSLEILFCPSCACVLSWRGLRLQKDGRRRIAVNLRLAPPDLVSDLPIDHFDGLDTFEDLPSKGRCVRDLWF, from the coding sequence ATGCTGATCGGCTCATGTCATTGCGGCAAGGCGGGTTGGACGCTCGAAGGCGATCCAGGCTCGATCACGGCCTGTAATTGCACGCTCTGCCGGCGCTATGGCGCATTGTGGGCCTACGGTTACGAAGGGGAGCGGATTTCCGTCACCGGGCAGACCGCGTCCTATACGCGCGCCGGCAGGGAGAAGTCCTCCCTTGAAATATTGTTCTGCCCGTCTTGCGCCTGCGTATTGAGCTGGCGCGGCCTGAGGCTTCAAAAGGATGGCCGCCGACGCATTGCCGTCAATCTTCGGCTTGCACCACCGGATCTCGTCTCCGACCTGCCTATCGATCACTTCGATGGGCTGGACACGTTTGAAGACCTTCCTTCAAAAGGACGGTGCGTGCGCGATCTCTGGTTCTGA
- a CDS encoding ATP-binding protein translates to MPAIQYPFIDIAVHPRVRERFARGEAMVLFSTGMDRVLWANGAGANLFGYDIIYDFLDQGPKAGDVSFRQIEATARGLGAVGDQRTFLIRMASGFQRAVVNAAVEIIQVQAGEEAVLFSSPISSKPLAATESAKRMIDGFDDPDTHMAVIGRDGEIIAASARFDALGVTSQTARMLTTMAGAQAERLIKRPIPTGHGYLPAAVGKLSEIPALHLLFVVDTAAGNLDPTASLGANTSTASAAGTAIEPEAEEARNELETAAADEIPADAAPAAEVPSPEVIDAVANIEEVEHTAETSGADHEEIHAHTDAVGQDIDTLVTMDGATPEQIEAAAHADELVPEADDDLRPSAGERQAEDAEAGAEPVAAEADIPENDQSEGFTFKRSGRATRFVWRIDAEGRFSEVSREFAEAVGPHATKVTGVAFADIAKHFNLDPDGKIAELLARRDTWSGRTIYWPVENTSLVVPVDLAALPTYTRSREFDGFRGFGVVRLSDAIEDPMKLGLRLDGEDEQEAPTPGIAEEPAAETVAPAIAEEVLQEAAEENVAAEEETARDAGSEATGEPVPTEDEPPALKIAETPNRRESDKVIRLHERRMQTSGGLSLSEQAAFREIARQLDPFGKRAEPPSGEPETVEQSEEVVDISPQPNAADEVLSDAIEAPADDHAAEEPPHAEEQPESVETTQSEPDMPAPSTETETPEENIDPLEVLSTAIPPRMKMRDGLSAEIVDQLPLAILVHAGDRLIHGTPEFLRLTGYESLNDLEHVGGLDALLQRHDLEGKTEQPGTMMVVRADDTLVPVTARLQSIRWEDGTALMLALMPIEKSEAPAPEPVPEEARPERMVEKLAKLQVEIEELRSTLETATDGVVIIGQEGEIRSMNRSASALFNYDDQETRGKPFVMLFAHESQKAVLDYLSGLSGHGVASVLNDGREVIGREASGGFVPLFMTMGRLNSSNGYCAVIRDITQWKRTEEELRNAKRAAETANAHKTDFLARVSHEIRTPLNAIIGFSDMMAGERFGPIGHSRYIEYATDIGRSGRHVLDIVNDLLDISKIEAGEMDLEFASVGLNEAIAEAVSLVQPQANSQRVIIRTALSQAVPNVVADLRSIKQIALNILSNAIRFTPSGGQIVVSTSYEGNGSVVMRIRDTGVGMTRSELEQAMKPFRQVSTNARKRGDGTGLGLPLTKAMVDANRATFSINSAPNEGTLVEITFPSPRVLAN, encoded by the coding sequence ATGCCCGCAATTCAGTACCCATTCATTGATATTGCCGTGCACCCCCGCGTTCGGGAGCGTTTTGCGCGCGGCGAAGCCATGGTGCTGTTTTCGACCGGCATGGATCGCGTGCTCTGGGCCAACGGCGCCGGCGCCAATCTCTTCGGCTACGATATCATCTACGATTTCCTCGACCAGGGACCGAAGGCCGGCGATGTCTCTTTCCGCCAGATCGAAGCGACGGCGCGCGGACTTGGTGCGGTCGGCGACCAGCGCACCTTCCTGATCCGCATGGCCTCCGGCTTCCAGCGCGCCGTCGTCAACGCCGCGGTCGAAATCATCCAGGTCCAGGCGGGCGAAGAGGCGGTCCTGTTCTCCTCCCCAATCTCATCCAAACCGCTTGCCGCGACCGAGAGTGCGAAGCGGATGATCGACGGATTCGACGATCCCGATACGCATATGGCCGTGATCGGCCGCGACGGCGAAATCATCGCCGCTTCCGCCCGCTTCGACGCGTTGGGCGTGACGTCGCAGACCGCAAGGATGTTGACGACCATGGCGGGCGCGCAGGCGGAGCGGCTTATCAAGCGACCGATCCCAACCGGCCACGGCTATCTGCCCGCCGCCGTCGGCAAGCTGTCGGAAATCCCTGCCCTGCATCTGCTCTTCGTCGTCGATACCGCAGCCGGCAATCTCGATCCGACGGCAAGCCTCGGGGCCAACACATCCACCGCTTCGGCCGCGGGCACCGCGATAGAGCCGGAGGCGGAAGAGGCGCGGAATGAACTCGAGACTGCGGCGGCTGACGAAATACCGGCTGACGCCGCGCCTGCCGCGGAAGTGCCCTCGCCTGAGGTCATCGATGCTGTGGCGAATATCGAGGAGGTCGAGCATACGGCGGAAACGTCTGGCGCAGACCATGAAGAAATACATGCACATACCGATGCCGTGGGTCAGGATATCGATACGCTGGTGACGATGGACGGCGCGACACCCGAACAGATCGAGGCGGCCGCACATGCCGACGAGCTTGTACCGGAGGCCGATGACGATCTCCGGCCGAGCGCCGGAGAAAGGCAGGCGGAGGATGCAGAAGCAGGCGCCGAGCCTGTCGCAGCCGAGGCTGATATTCCCGAAAACGACCAGTCGGAGGGTTTCACCTTCAAACGCAGCGGCCGCGCCACGCGTTTCGTCTGGAGGATCGATGCCGAAGGTCGCTTCAGCGAAGTCTCGCGCGAGTTCGCCGAAGCCGTCGGCCCGCATGCCACGAAAGTAACCGGCGTTGCCTTCGCCGATATTGCCAAGCATTTCAATCTCGATCCGGACGGCAAGATCGCCGAGCTTTTGGCGCGACGCGACACATGGTCGGGCCGGACGATCTATTGGCCGGTGGAAAATACCAGCCTGGTGGTGCCGGTCGATCTGGCCGCATTGCCAACCTACACGCGCAGCCGCGAATTCGACGGCTTCAGAGGCTTCGGCGTCGTCCGCCTGTCCGATGCCATCGAAGATCCGATGAAGCTTGGCTTGAGGCTGGATGGAGAGGACGAGCAGGAAGCACCGACGCCGGGCATCGCTGAAGAGCCAGCCGCGGAGACGGTTGCGCCGGCAATCGCCGAAGAAGTGCTGCAGGAGGCGGCGGAGGAAAATGTTGCCGCGGAAGAGGAGACTGCTCGCGATGCAGGATCCGAGGCAACGGGCGAACCCGTTCCCACGGAAGACGAGCCGCCTGCCCTGAAGATTGCCGAGACGCCGAACCGCCGGGAATCCGACAAGGTCATCCGGTTGCACGAGCGCCGCATGCAGACCTCAGGCGGCTTGTCGCTCAGCGAACAGGCGGCCTTCCGCGAGATCGCCCGGCAGCTCGACCCCTTCGGCAAACGCGCCGAGCCGCCGAGCGGCGAGCCTGAAACGGTGGAACAGTCAGAAGAGGTGGTGGACATCTCCCCGCAGCCAAATGCTGCGGATGAGGTTCTGTCCGATGCCATCGAAGCGCCGGCCGACGACCATGCTGCCGAAGAGCCGCCGCATGCCGAAGAGCAGCCAGAAAGCGTCGAGACCACACAATCCGAACCGGATATGCCGGCGCCTTCGACTGAGACAGAAACGCCGGAAGAAAACATCGATCCGCTGGAGGTCTTGAGCACCGCCATTCCGCCACGCATGAAAATGCGTGATGGGCTGTCGGCGGAGATTGTCGATCAACTGCCCCTCGCCATTCTGGTCCACGCCGGCGACCGGCTGATCCACGGCACTCCGGAATTCCTGCGGCTGACGGGCTATGAAAGTCTCAATGACCTGGAACATGTCGGCGGCCTGGATGCGCTGCTGCAGCGTCATGACCTCGAAGGCAAGACCGAACAGCCGGGAACGATGATGGTGGTGCGCGCCGACGATACGCTCGTGCCCGTTACCGCGCGGCTGCAATCGATCCGTTGGGAAGACGGCACCGCTTTGATGCTGGCGCTGATGCCGATCGAAAAGAGCGAAGCCCCTGCGCCGGAGCCCGTGCCGGAAGAAGCGCGGCCGGAACGCATGGTCGAAAAGCTCGCCAAGCTGCAGGTCGAAATCGAAGAGCTGCGTTCGACGCTGGAAACGGCAACGGATGGGGTCGTCATCATCGGGCAGGAGGGCGAGATCCGCTCGATGAACCGCTCGGCAAGCGCGCTCTTCAACTATGATGACCAGGAAACCCGCGGCAAACCCTTCGTGATGCTCTTTGCGCATGAGAGCCAGAAGGCCGTGCTCGACTATCTCAGCGGCCTCTCCGGCCATGGCGTGGCGAGCGTACTGAACGACGGCCGCGAGGTCATCGGTCGCGAGGCATCGGGCGGCTTCGTGCCCCTGTTCATGACCATGGGTCGCCTGAACTCCTCGAACGGCTATTGCGCCGTCATCCGCGACATCACGCAATGGAAGCGCACCGAAGAAGAGTTGCGCAACGCCAAGCGTGCGGCGGAGACGGCCAATGCCCACAAGACCGATTTCCTCGCCCGCGTCAGCCATGAGATCCGCACGCCGCTCAACGCCATCATCGGCTTTTCCGACATGATGGCCGGCGAGCGCTTCGGGCCGATCGGTCACTCCCGCTATATCGAATATGCGACTGATATCGGCCGCTCGGGGCGGCATGTGCTCGACATCGTCAACGATCTCCTGGACATCTCCAAGATCGAAGCCGGTGAGATGGACCTGGAATTTGCCTCCGTCGGCCTCAACGAAGCCATTGCCGAAGCCGTGTCGCTGGTGCAGCCGCAGGCCAACAGCCAGCGCGTCATCATCCGCACGGCGCTGTCGCAGGCCGTGCCGAACGTCGTCGCCGATCTACGCTCGATCAAGCAGATCGCGCTGAACATCCTGTCGAACGCCATCCGCTTCACGCCATCAGGCGGCCAGATCGTCGTGTCTACATCTTACGAAGGCAATGGCAGCGTCGTCATGCGCATCCGCGATACCGGTGTGGGCATGACTCGCAGCGAGTTGGAACAGGCAATGAAACCCTTCCGCCAGGTGTCGACCAATGCCCGCAAACGCGGCGACGGCACCGGCCTCGGGCTGCCGCTGACCAAGGCCATGGTCGACGCCAACAGGGCGACTTTCTCGATCAATTCGGCGCCGAACGAGGGGACATTGGTGGAGATCACCTTCCCATCGCCGCGCGTGCTGGCTAACTGA
- a CDS encoding phasin: MATVKKDDVFSTAAFDPSKLSESFRDFAEKGAAQSKEAFAKMKTTAEDAGKTLEATVQTAQAGSVELGLKTIDVLRANAESSLAHMEALLRVKSVAELFELQTSFIRKQAEVTVEQAKSIQETTKKVAEKLAKPAKDAAEKAMSSFKVA, from the coding sequence ATGGCTACTGTAAAGAAAGACGACGTTTTTTCAACGGCTGCATTCGACCCGTCCAAGCTGTCTGAATCCTTCCGCGACTTCGCCGAAAAGGGCGCTGCACAGTCCAAGGAAGCCTTCGCCAAGATGAAGACGACCGCCGAAGACGCCGGCAAGACTCTCGAAGCCACCGTGCAGACTGCCCAGGCCGGCTCCGTGGAACTTGGCCTCAAGACCATCGACGTGCTGCGCGCCAATGCTGAAAGCTCGCTGGCGCACATGGAAGCTCTGCTTCGCGTCAAGTCTGTCGCCGAACTCTTCGAACTGCAGACCTCCTTCATCCGCAAGCAGGCTGAAGTAACCGTCGAGCAGGCCAAGTCCATCCAGGAAACCACCAAGAAGGTCGCCGAAAAGCTCGCAAAGCCGGCCAAGGACGCTGCCGAAAAGGCCATGTCCTCCTTCAAGGTCGCTTAA
- a CDS encoding LysR family transcriptional regulator: MDWDDVRMFLAVARTGQILAASKRLGVNHATLSRRVTTLEERLKTRLLVRRTNGCDLTSEGEIFLHAAERMETEMLRAQASVGHLDSAITGTVRIGAPDGFGVSFLAPRLGRLIARYPELRIQLVPVPRSFSLSQREADIAITLERPEQGRLISSKLTDYTLGLYASKAYLDQAGLPDSVEALKLHPRIGYVEDLIFTASLNFSGEIMRSWDASFEISTSIGQTEAVRSGAGIGILHDYIARQYPELIRILPDISIKRAYWTIYHESARDLVRVRTVADFLQELVSEERRIFF; the protein is encoded by the coding sequence ATGGATTGGGATGACGTCCGCATGTTTCTTGCTGTTGCCCGCACGGGACAGATCCTTGCGGCCTCGAAACGGCTTGGGGTCAACCATGCGACGCTCTCCCGGCGAGTGACGACGCTGGAGGAGCGGCTGAAGACGCGGCTGCTGGTGCGCCGCACCAATGGCTGCGACCTGACCTCCGAGGGGGAAATCTTCCTGCATGCGGCCGAGCGCATGGAAACCGAGATGCTGCGCGCGCAGGCGAGCGTCGGCCATCTCGACAGCGCCATTACCGGCACGGTGCGCATCGGCGCGCCCGACGGCTTCGGCGTCTCCTTCCTCGCACCCCGCTTGGGTCGGCTGATTGCGCGCTATCCGGAACTGCGTATCCAATTGGTGCCGGTGCCCCGCTCCTTTTCGCTATCGCAGCGCGAGGCGGATATCGCCATCACGCTGGAACGTCCGGAACAAGGCCGCCTGATCTCGTCCAAGCTGACGGACTATACGCTCGGCCTCTACGCCTCCAAGGCCTATCTCGATCAGGCGGGCTTGCCCGACAGCGTCGAGGCGCTGAAACTGCACCCGCGCATCGGCTATGTCGAAGACCTGATCTTTACCGCCTCGCTGAATTTTTCCGGCGAGATCATGCGGAGTTGGGACGCATCGTTCGAAATTTCCACCTCCATCGGCCAGACGGAAGCGGTGCGCTCCGGCGCCGGCATCGGCATCTTGCACGATTACATCGCCAGGCAATATCCGGAGCTGATCCGCATCCTTCCCGATATCTCGATCAAACGCGCCTACTGGACCATTTATCACGAAAGCGCCCGTGATCTGGTGCGAGTGCGCACCGTCGCGGATTTTCTGCAGGAGCTAGTGAGCGAGGAAAGGCGGATATTTTTCTGA
- a CDS encoding CoA-acylating methylmalonate-semialdehyde dehydrogenase produces the protein MQEIGHFIGGKRVAGTSGRTSNVYNPATGEVQATVALASVEEIRAAVENAKAAQPKWAATNPQRRARVFFKFVELLNQHMDELAVMLSKEHGKTVDDSKGDVLRGLEVCEFVCGIPHLQKSEFTEGAGPAIDMYSIRQPVGVGAGITPFNFPAMIPMWMFAPAIACGNAFILKPSERDPSVPLRLAELMIEAGLPAGILNVINGDKAAVDAILTDPDIAAVSFVGSTPIARYVYGTAAMNGKRAQCFGGAKNHMIIMPDADMDQAVNALMGAGYGSAGERCMAISVAVPVGEDTANRLVEKLVPKIESLRIGPYTDDKADMGPLVTKDAYNRVNGLIDRGVEEGAKLVVDGRGFKLQGYEDGYFVGGTLFDHVKPEMDIYKTEIFGPVLSVVRAKNYEEALDLPMKHEYGNGVAIYTRDGDAARDFASRINIGMIGVNVPIPVPLAYHSFGGWKASSFGDLNQHGTDSIKFWTRTKTITARWPSGIKGGAEFVMPTMK, from the coding sequence ATGCAAGAGATCGGTCATTTCATTGGCGGCAAGCGCGTTGCCGGCACCAGCGGCCGCACGAGCAACGTCTATAATCCGGCAACCGGCGAAGTGCAGGCGACAGTCGCGCTCGCCAGCGTCGAAGAAATCCGCGCAGCCGTCGAAAATGCCAAGGCCGCGCAGCCGAAGTGGGCCGCCACCAATCCGCAGCGCCGCGCCCGCGTTTTCTTCAAGTTCGTTGAACTCCTGAACCAGCATATGGACGAGCTGGCGGTGATGCTCTCCAAGGAGCACGGCAAGACGGTCGACGACTCCAAGGGCGACGTTCTCCGTGGCCTGGAAGTCTGCGAATTCGTCTGCGGCATTCCGCATCTGCAGAAGAGCGAGTTCACCGAAGGCGCCGGCCCGGCGATCGACATGTATTCCATCCGCCAGCCGGTTGGTGTCGGCGCCGGCATTACGCCGTTCAATTTCCCGGCCATGATCCCGATGTGGATGTTTGCACCGGCAATCGCCTGCGGCAACGCCTTCATCCTGAAGCCGTCCGAGCGTGATCCGTCCGTGCCGCTCCGTCTCGCCGAGCTGATGATCGAAGCCGGTCTGCCGGCAGGCATCCTGAACGTCATCAACGGCGACAAGGCTGCGGTCGACGCCATTCTGACCGATCCGGATATCGCTGCCGTTTCCTTCGTCGGTTCCACGCCGATCGCCCGCTATGTCTATGGCACGGCCGCAATGAACGGCAAGCGCGCGCAGTGCTTCGGCGGCGCCAAGAACCATATGATCATCATGCCGGACGCCGATATGGATCAGGCTGTCAACGCCCTGATGGGCGCTGGCTACGGTTCGGCGGGCGAGCGCTGCATGGCGATCTCCGTTGCCGTTCCGGTGGGCGAAGACACCGCCAATCGTCTGGTCGAAAAGCTGGTGCCGAAGATCGAATCCCTGCGCATCGGCCCCTACACCGATGACAAGGCCGATATGGGCCCGCTCGTCACCAAGGATGCCTATAACCGCGTCAACGGCCTGATCGACCGCGGCGTCGAGGAAGGCGCCAAGCTTGTTGTCGACGGCCGCGGCTTCAAGCTGCAGGGTTACGAGGACGGCTATTTCGTCGGCGGCACGCTGTTCGACCACGTCAAGCCTGAGATGGATATCTACAAGACCGAGATCTTTGGACCGGTTCTGTCGGTCGTCCGCGCCAAGAACTACGAAGAAGCGCTCGACCTGCCGATGAAGCACGAATACGGCAATGGTGTCGCGATCTACACCCGTGACGGCGATGCCGCCCGCGATTTCGCCTCGCGCATCAACATCGGCATGATCGGCGTCAACGTGCCGATCCCGGTTCCGCTGGCTTACCACTCCTTCGGCGGCTGGAAGGCCTCGAGCTTCGGCGACCTCAACCAGCACGGCACGGACTCGATCAAGTTCTGGACCCGCACCAAGACGATCACCGCCCGCTGGCCGTCCGGCATCAAGGGTGGCGCTGAATTCGTCATGCCGACGATGAAGTAA
- a CDS encoding VOC family protein, whose translation MPVTYQIDYLEFPSTDGLKTRRFFEEAFDWSFVSYGPTYHAIEAAGIDAGIQGDAAAATDAPLPVVRTTDLEAAQRAVELAGGVVTRPAFDFPGGRRFHFREPGGCEMAVWVSVS comes from the coding sequence ATGCCCGTAACCTATCAGATCGACTATCTCGAATTCCCATCGACCGACGGGTTGAAGACCCGGCGCTTTTTCGAGGAAGCTTTCGACTGGAGCTTCGTCAGCTACGGACCGACCTATCACGCCATCGAAGCGGCGGGCATCGACGCCGGCATCCAGGGCGATGCGGCAGCGGCCACCGACGCACCACTCCCCGTCGTGCGCACGACGGATTTGGAAGCGGCGCAGCGCGCCGTCGAACTCGCCGGCGGTGTGGTCACACGGCCCGCCTTCGACTTTCCCGGCGGCCGGCGCTTTCACTTCCGCGAGCCGGGCGGCTGCGAGATGGCGGTCTGGGTTTCGGTGAGCTGA
- the rirA gene encoding iron-responsive transcriptional regulator RirA gives MRLTKQTNYAVRMLMYCAANEGHLSRIPEIAKAYGVSELFLFKILQPLTKAGLVETVRGRNGGVRLGKPAANISLFDVVKVTEDSFAMAECFEEGVVECPLVDSCGLNSALRKALNAFFDVLTEYSIDDLVKARPQINFLLGLTEDDRRAFAKKPVIAAPAA, from the coding sequence ATGCGCTTGACCAAGCAGACCAACTACGCAGTGCGCATGCTGATGTATTGCGCCGCCAACGAAGGCCACTTGAGCCGCATTCCGGAAATCGCAAAAGCTTACGGTGTTTCCGAGTTGTTTTTGTTCAAGATTTTGCAGCCGCTCACTAAGGCCGGTCTCGTAGAGACCGTGCGTGGGCGCAATGGCGGCGTGCGTCTCGGCAAGCCGGCGGCCAACATCAGCCTGTTCGATGTCGTCAAGGTGACGGAAGATAGTTTCGCGATGGCGGAATGCTTCGAGGAAGGTGTCGTCGAATGCCCGTTGGTCGATAGCTGCGGCCTGAATTCGGCGCTACGCAAGGCGCTCAACGCCTTCTTCGACGTGCTGACGGAATATTCCATCGACGATCTCGTCAAGGCTCGTCCGCAGATCAATTTCTTGCTCGGTCTGACCGAGGACGATCGCCGGGCGTTCGCCAAGAAGCCCGTGATCGCGGCGCCGGCCGCCTGA
- a CDS encoding ABC transporter substrate-binding protein: MKKISVLLAVTALTSVMATSAWSKTLVYCSEGSPEGFDPGIYTAGTTFDASSRTVYSRLVEFKHGSTEVEPGLAESWTVSPDGKEYTFKLRKGVKFQTTDYFTPTRDLNADDVVFSFDRQLKEDSPWAKYVAGGSYEYAAGMGFPKLIKSVDKVDDLTVKFVLNRPEAPFIADLAMDFASILSKEYADKLQADKKMEQMNQQPLGTGPFTFVAYQPDAVIRYKANETYFKGKEKIDDLVFAITPDASVRAQKLKSGECQIMPYPNAADIKDLQTDKSLKVLEQPGLNVSYLAYNTLVAPFDKAEVRKALNMAVDKRAIVDAVFQGSGSVATNPIPPTMWSYNKDIKDDPYNPEEAKKMLEKAGVKNLSMKIWAMPVSRPYMLNARRAAELMQADLAKIGVKAEIVTYDWAQYLKLSSAKDRDGAAILGWTGDNGDPDNFLDTLLGCDAVGGNNRAQWCNKEFDDLVKKAKQTSDIKERTKLYEQAQVVFKREAPWMTIDHSEEFIPMSTKVSGYVQDPVGVHRFDGVDIAE, encoded by the coding sequence ATGAAAAAGATCTCTGTCCTGCTGGCAGTGACAGCCCTGACTTCGGTTATGGCGACGTCCGCCTGGTCCAAAACGCTCGTCTATTGCTCGGAAGGTTCACCGGAAGGTTTCGATCCGGGGATTTATACCGCCGGCACCACCTTCGACGCCTCTTCGCGCACGGTTTACAGCCGCCTCGTAGAGTTCAAGCACGGCAGCACCGAAGTTGAGCCCGGCCTTGCCGAAAGCTGGACCGTTTCCCCCGATGGCAAGGAATACACCTTCAAGCTCCGCAAGGGCGTGAAGTTCCAGACCACCGATTACTTCACCCCGACCCGTGACCTCAATGCCGACGACGTCGTCTTCTCGTTCGACCGCCAGCTCAAGGAAGACAGCCCGTGGGCCAAGTATGTCGCCGGCGGTTCCTATGAATATGCTGCGGGCATGGGCTTCCCGAAGCTGATCAAGTCGGTCGACAAGGTCGATGACCTCACCGTCAAGTTCGTCCTGAACCGCCCGGAAGCACCGTTCATCGCCGACCTCGCCATGGACTTCGCTTCGATCCTGTCGAAGGAATATGCAGACAAGCTGCAGGCCGACAAGAAGATGGAGCAGATGAACCAGCAGCCGCTCGGCACTGGCCCCTTCACCTTCGTCGCCTATCAGCCTGACGCTGTCATCCGCTACAAGGCGAATGAAACCTACTTCAAGGGTAAGGAAAAGATCGACGATCTCGTCTTCGCGATCACCCCGGACGCATCGGTTCGCGCGCAGAAGCTGAAGTCCGGCGAATGCCAGATCATGCCGTACCCGAACGCCGCCGACATCAAGGATCTCCAGACCGACAAGAGCCTGAAGGTTCTCGAACAGCCGGGCCTGAACGTCTCCTATCTCGCCTACAACACGCTGGTTGCTCCCTTCGACAAGGCCGAAGTGCGCAAGGCGCTGAACATGGCTGTCGACAAGCGCGCGATCGTCGACGCCGTCTTCCAGGGCTCCGGTTCAGTCGCCACCAACCCGATCCCGCCGACCATGTGGTCCTACAACAAGGACATCAAGGACGATCCGTATAACCCCGAAGAAGCCAAGAAGATGCTTGAAAAGGCTGGGGTCAAGAACCTCAGCATGAAGATCTGGGCGATGCCGGTTTCGCGTCCGTACATGCTGAATGCGCGTCGCGCTGCCGAGCTGATGCAGGCTGACCTCGCCAAGATCGGCGTCAAGGCCGAGATCGTCACCTATGACTGGGCTCAGTACCTGAAGCTCTCCTCCGCCAAGGACCGCGATGGCGCGGCTATCCTCGGCTGGACCGGCGACAACGGCGATCCGGACAACTTCCTGGACACGCTGCTCGGCTGCGACGCAGTCGGCGGTAACAACCGCGCCCAGTGGTGCAACAAGGAATTCGACGATCTCGTGAAGAAGGCCAAGCAGACGTCCGACATCAAGGAGCGCACCAAGCTCTATGAACAGGCGCAGGTCGTCTTCAAGCGCGAAGCTCCGTGGATGACCATCGACCATTCCGAGGAGTTCATTCCGATGAGCACCAAGGTTTCCGGCTACGTGCAGGATCCGGTCGGCGTTCACCGCTTCGACGGCGTCGATATCGCCGAATAA